From Rhizobium oryzihabitans, the proteins below share one genomic window:
- a CDS encoding sodium:solute symporter family protein, which translates to MDQYTLNLLMVGASFALYIGIAIWTRAGSTAEFYAASQGVHPVTNGMATAADWMSAASFISMAGLIAGVGYANSTYLMGWTGGYVLLALLLAPYLRKFGKFTVPQFIGDRFYSNTARLVGVVCLIIISVTYVIGQMTGAGVAFSRFLEVQVSTGLWIASAVVFAYAVLGGMKGITYTQVAQYVVLIIAYTIPAIFISLQLTDNALPPLGLFGTHTESGLPLLQKLDQVVTDLGFTAYTAQGSMLNMTLFTLSLMIGTAGLPHVIIRFFTVPKVADARWSAGWALVFIALLYLTAPAVGAMARLNIVNTIYPQGTQAESVLYEERPDWMKTWEVTGLIKFEDKNGDGRIQLYNDKAAGFAATAEERGWKGNELDINNDILVLANPEIAQLPGWVIGLIAAGGLAAALSTAAGLLLAISSAISHDLIKGSLKPDISEKGELLAARIAMAGAILIATLLGLNPPGFAAQTVALAFGLAAATIFPVLMMGIFSKRMNSAGATVGMLVGLITTCVYLFTYLGWFFIPGTNMLENIPANYVFGIPPSAFGPIGALLNFAAAYLVSSMTAAPPKEVQDLVESIRVPRGAGSAVAH; encoded by the coding sequence ATGGATCAGTACACGCTCAATCTGCTGATGGTCGGCGCGTCTTTTGCGCTTTACATCGGTATCGCCATCTGGACCCGCGCAGGTTCCACCGCTGAATTCTATGCCGCTAGCCAGGGCGTTCATCCCGTGACGAACGGCATGGCAACCGCTGCCGACTGGATGTCGGCCGCATCCTTTATCTCCATGGCCGGCCTCATAGCAGGTGTCGGCTATGCCAACTCCACCTATCTCATGGGGTGGACCGGTGGTTATGTTCTGCTCGCCCTTCTGCTCGCGCCTTATCTGCGCAAGTTCGGCAAGTTCACCGTGCCGCAGTTCATCGGTGATCGTTTCTATTCCAATACAGCCCGCCTTGTCGGCGTCGTCTGCCTCATCATCATCTCGGTAACCTATGTTATCGGGCAGATGACGGGTGCTGGCGTTGCCTTCTCGCGCTTCCTTGAAGTGCAGGTTTCAACCGGCCTGTGGATCGCTTCCGCAGTCGTGTTCGCCTATGCGGTGCTCGGTGGCATGAAGGGCATAACCTATACGCAGGTTGCCCAGTATGTCGTTCTGATCATCGCCTACACTATCCCGGCGATCTTCATCTCGCTGCAATTGACCGATAATGCGCTTCCGCCGCTCGGTCTGTTCGGCACGCATACGGAATCCGGACTGCCGCTTCTTCAGAAGCTTGATCAGGTGGTGACCGATCTTGGCTTTACGGCCTATACGGCGCAAGGCTCCATGCTCAACATGACGCTCTTCACGCTGTCGCTGATGATCGGCACTGCCGGCTTGCCGCACGTCATCATCCGCTTCTTCACCGTTCCAAAGGTGGCCGATGCCCGCTGGTCCGCGGGCTGGGCACTGGTGTTCATTGCGCTGCTTTATCTGACGGCCCCGGCTGTCGGCGCCATGGCTCGACTGAACATCGTCAATACCATCTATCCTCAGGGAACCCAGGCTGAATCAGTTCTCTACGAAGAGCGTCCGGACTGGATGAAGACGTGGGAAGTCACAGGTCTTATCAAGTTCGAGGACAAGAACGGCGATGGCCGCATCCAGCTTTACAATGACAAGGCTGCCGGCTTCGCTGCCACGGCTGAGGAGCGTGGCTGGAAGGGCAACGAACTCGATATCAACAACGACATCCTCGTTCTTGCCAATCCGGAAATTGCACAGCTTCCGGGCTGGGTTATCGGTCTGATTGCCGCTGGTGGTCTTGCCGCTGCGCTTTCGACTGCTGCCGGTCTGCTGTTGGCTATTTCGTCGGCCATCAGCCACGATCTGATCAAAGGCTCGTTGAAGCCTGACATCTCGGAAAAGGGTGAGCTTCTGGCGGCGCGAATCGCAATGGCAGGTGCAATTCTGATTGCAACCTTGCTCGGTCTCAACCCGCCGGGCTTTGCTGCTCAGACCGTGGCGCTCGCTTTTGGTCTTGCTGCCGCGACGATCTTCCCGGTGTTGATGATGGGTATTTTCTCAAAGCGCATGAACTCTGCGGGTGCGACCGTCGGCATGCTCGTTGGTCTCATCACCACCTGCGTCTACCTGTTCACTTATCTGGGCTGGTTCTTCATTCCGGGAACCAACATGCTTGAAAACATACCGGCCAATTACGTGTTCGGCATTCCGCCGAGCGCGTTTGGCCCGATCGGCGCCCTGCTGAACTTCGCAGCCGCCTATCTGGTTTCCAGCATGACTGCTGCTCCGCCAAAGGAAGTGCAGGATCTGGTGGAATCCATCCGCGTTCCGCGTGGTGCAGGTTCCGCAGTCGCTCACTGA
- a CDS encoding DUF4212 domain-containing protein yields the protein MEDKSSSNAYWKANIRIIWICMVIWTVVSYGFGILLRPALSGIKIGGSDLGFWFAQQGSILVFIALIFGYAVYMNKIDREFGVDEN from the coding sequence ATGGAGGATAAGTCTTCTTCTAATGCCTATTGGAAGGCAAACATCCGCATCATCTGGATTTGCATGGTGATCTGGACGGTTGTTTCCTATGGCTTTGGCATTCTGCTTCGCCCGGCGCTTTCGGGTATCAAGATCGGTGGTTCGGATCTCGGCTTCTGGTTCGCCCAGCAGGGTTCGATCCTCGTCTTCATCGCGCTGATCTTTGGGTACGCCGTCTACATGAACAAGATCGACCGTGAATTCGGCGTCGACGAGAACTGA
- a CDS encoding Na+/H+ antiporter subunit G — protein sequence METVLETVASILIVVGAFFLLVGSFGLAKLPDTMRRLHAPTKATTLGIGSLLIASMVYFAGTAGVLSFHELLITLFLFLTAPVSAHMIAKVHILRNKEKRKTLPETGSAAEWATLSGADVRKTVEAKP from the coding sequence ATTGAAACGGTCTTGGAAACAGTCGCTTCCATTCTCATCGTGGTAGGCGCGTTCTTCCTGCTTGTCGGCTCATTTGGTCTCGCCAAGCTGCCGGATACGATGCGGCGCCTTCACGCCCCGACCAAGGCGACCACGCTCGGTATCGGCTCGCTGCTGATTGCCTCCATGGTTTATTTCGCCGGTACTGCGGGCGTCCTTTCCTTTCACGAACTGCTGATTACCCTGTTTCTGTTTTTGACAGCGCCTGTCAGCGCCCACATGATTGCGAAAGTTCATATTCTGCGGAATAAGGAGAAGCGAAAAACACTGCCGGAGACCGGCTCCGCAGCAGAATGGGCCACGCTTTCAGGAGCTGACGTGAGGAAAACCGTGGAAGCCAAGCCTTGA
- a CDS encoding K+/H+ antiporter subunit F, whose amino-acid sequence MIVIACSIATVAICIAMAMTLWRLTFGPDSADRILALDTLVVNVIGLVVLAGILYGTAMYFEAALLLAMVGFVTTVAFCKFLLRGNVIE is encoded by the coding sequence ATGATCGTGATCGCTTGCAGCATTGCGACCGTCGCCATCTGCATCGCCATGGCGATGACGCTGTGGCGGCTGACGTTCGGTCCGGACAGCGCCGATCGCATTCTCGCGCTCGATACGCTCGTTGTGAATGTCATCGGTCTCGTGGTGCTGGCCGGGATACTCTATGGCACTGCCATGTATTTCGAGGCGGCCCTGCTGTTGGCCATGGTCGGCTTCGTGACGACAGTCGCCTTCTGCAAATTCCTTCTGCGCGGCAATGTGATCGAGTGA
- a CDS encoding Na+/H+ antiporter subunit E, producing MKTILPHPVLSLVIAVIWVMLINEISTGTIVFGLAMGLAIPLTTARFWPGNPVLKAPLAIAEFLLVVLWDIVISNIHVARLVLTRKGASLRSTYVTVPLDLKTPEAITALAGTITMTPGTVSADLSADGKAILVHCLETDDPAGVVVDIKQRYERRLKRIFE from the coding sequence ATGAAGACAATTCTGCCGCATCCGGTTCTCAGCCTTGTCATTGCGGTCATCTGGGTGATGCTGATCAATGAAATCAGCACGGGCACGATCGTCTTCGGTCTTGCCATGGGGCTGGCGATTCCACTGACAACGGCACGGTTCTGGCCCGGCAATCCGGTATTGAAGGCGCCGCTGGCCATCGCAGAATTTCTGCTTGTGGTGCTTTGGGATATCGTGATCTCCAACATTCACGTCGCCCGGCTCGTTCTGACCCGCAAGGGGGCGAGCCTGCGCTCGACCTATGTAACCGTCCCGCTCGATCTGAAAACACCTGAGGCAATTACTGCTCTGGCTGGCACGATCACCATGACGCCGGGGACGGTCAGCGCCGATCTCAGCGCCGATGGCAAGGCCATTCTGGTCCATTGCCTCGAAACCGACGATCCGGCCGGTGTCGTGGTCGATATAAAACAACGCTATGAACGGCGGTTGAAGAGGATATTCGAATGA
- a CDS encoding monovalent cation/H+ antiporter subunit D produces the protein MNHWIILPAVIPALTAAFMLLALRFQLESQRAVSIVATILLLAVDLVLLAQSADGVPLVYRLGNWEAPFGIVLVIDRLNATLLTLTGVLALCVVVFATGGADRAGRHFHPLFQFQLLGINGAFLTGDIFNLFVFFEVMLIASYGLMLHGGGAERLKAGFQYVAINLVASTLFLIGAGLIYAATGTLNMADLAVKAGEIGAGDQAILKAGALLLFLVFATKASLVPLHWWLPSTYASTSAPAAAIFMIMTKVGAYAILRVYGMVFGVDAGPLANVAVPFVLPAAAITLFIGALGVLGSHRLKSLAAFSVVASMGTLLLALGTFTATGVSAALYYLVHSTLAGAALFLIAGLVADRRETRETRETGLFRRLPSAMIL, from the coding sequence GTGAACCACTGGATTATTCTGCCTGCCGTCATTCCGGCCCTGACGGCCGCCTTCATGCTGCTGGCGCTGCGCTTCCAGCTTGAGAGCCAGCGAGCCGTCTCGATTGTTGCGACCATCCTGCTGCTCGCCGTTGATCTGGTGCTGCTTGCCCAATCGGCGGATGGCGTGCCACTTGTCTACCGGCTGGGCAACTGGGAAGCGCCGTTCGGCATCGTGCTGGTCATCGACCGGCTCAACGCCACATTGCTGACACTGACAGGCGTTCTGGCGCTCTGTGTTGTCGTCTTTGCCACGGGCGGGGCGGATCGTGCCGGGCGGCATTTCCACCCGCTTTTCCAGTTCCAGCTTCTCGGTATCAACGGCGCGTTCCTCACGGGCGATATCTTCAACCTGTTCGTCTTTTTCGAGGTGATGCTGATCGCCTCCTATGGGCTGATGCTGCATGGCGGCGGTGCCGAACGTTTGAAGGCTGGGTTCCAGTATGTCGCGATCAATCTCGTCGCTTCGACGCTCTTCCTCATCGGAGCGGGTCTGATCTATGCGGCGACCGGAACGCTGAACATGGCCGATCTGGCCGTGAAAGCGGGCGAAATTGGCGCAGGCGATCAGGCGATCCTCAAGGCTGGGGCATTGTTGCTATTCCTCGTCTTTGCAACGAAGGCCTCGCTGGTTCCGCTGCACTGGTGGCTTCCCTCCACCTATGCCTCGACATCGGCGCCCGCGGCGGCAATCTTCATGATCATGACCAAGGTTGGCGCTTATGCCATCCTGCGTGTCTACGGCATGGTCTTCGGCGTCGATGCCGGACCGCTTGCCAATGTGGCGGTTCCTTTCGTTCTTCCCGCCGCCGCCATCACATTGTTCATCGGTGCGCTTGGCGTGCTGGGCAGCCATCGTCTCAAGTCGCTCGCGGCATTCTCAGTGGTTGCCTCCATGGGCACGCTGCTGCTGGCGCTCGGCACGTTTACAGCGACCGGTGTCTCGGCGGCCCTTTATTATCTCGTCCACTCCACGCTGGCCGGAGCGGCGCTTTTCCTCATCGCCGGCCTCGTCGCTGACCGCCGGGAGACGCGGGAGACGCGGGAGACCGGCTTGTTCCGGCGCCTGCCATCCGCAATGATCTTATGA
- a CDS encoding Na+/H+ antiporter subunit C, which translates to MELLVASATGILTATGIYLMLRARTFPVILGLTFLSYAVNVFLFSMGRLVINRPPIVSPDAVAYTDPLPQALVLTAIVISFGMTALIVVLALRGFLETGSDRADLDVRPDDSASGEAGKP; encoded by the coding sequence ATGGAGCTTCTCGTCGCCAGCGCCACCGGCATCCTCACTGCCACCGGCATTTACCTGATGCTGAGGGCCAGGACGTTTCCCGTTATCCTCGGGCTGACATTCCTGTCCTATGCCGTGAACGTTTTCCTCTTCTCGATGGGAAGGCTTGTCATCAACCGGCCGCCGATCGTCTCGCCCGATGCGGTAGCCTACACCGATCCTCTGCCGCAGGCGCTGGTGCTGACCGCCATCGTCATCTCCTTCGGCATGACGGCGCTGATCGTCGTTCTGGCGCTGCGAGGTTTCCTCGAAACCGGAAGCGACCGGGCCGATCTCGATGTAAGGCCGGACGATTCAGCCTCCGGGGAGGCCGGAAAACCGTGA
- a CDS encoding helix-turn-helix domain-containing protein, whose protein sequence is MRELRAVAERFALQIDQPDLPAASQVDQDSLADRVAAFEAREIRTTLERCRGNTERAAQVLGMARRTLNDKIHRYGIRLD, encoded by the coding sequence ATGCGCGAATTGCGGGCCGTCGCGGAACGGTTTGCGTTGCAGATCGATCAGCCGGACCTTCCCGCCGCCTCGCAGGTTGATCAGGATAGTCTCGCGGACCGTGTGGCTGCCTTCGAAGCGCGGGAAATTCGCACGACGCTGGAGCGCTGCCGGGGCAACACCGAACGGGCAGCCCAGGTTCTCGGAATGGCCCGACGCACCCTGAACGACAAGATTCACCGCTACGGTATTCGGCTGGATTGA
- a CDS encoding sensor histidine kinase, whose translation MEQVLVNLLVNALDAVEGRQGAKVEVELVLTPDEALIAVEDNGPGIDPQVMQRVSEPFFTTKSKSEGLGLGLAISSEIITSFGGRIDLDPRAGGGLCASIRLPRLEREDQ comes from the coding sequence ATGGAACAGGTGCTGGTGAACCTGCTGGTCAATGCGCTGGACGCAGTGGAGGGGAGGCAAGGCGCGAAGGTCGAGGTCGAGCTGGTGCTGACCCCGGACGAGGCGCTCATTGCCGTCGAGGACAATGGGCCCGGCATCGACCCGCAGGTCATGCAGCGGGTGAGTGAGCCCTTCTTCACCACCAAATCGAAAAGCGAGGGTCTTGGTCTCGGTCTGGCGATTTCCTCAGAGATCATTACCTCTTTCGGAGGCCGGATCGATCTTGACCCACGAGCGGGCGGTGGGCTTTGCGCGAGCATCCGCCTGCCCAGGCTGGAACGGGAAGACCAATGA